One Candidatus Korarchaeum sp. DNA segment encodes these proteins:
- a CDS encoding ECF transporter S component, whose protein sequence is MSERRVLSTTSVVAMAIGTALYAAFNVFFNVLQLPGTQLVTLRPSVAIPMFFGYAFGPVVGFVSGFLGNVISDAISWGGFWWNWDVGNGLLGLIPGLASYFISKEDIFRRRGYFACVVLAVLASVIGMGFAAYTDYLFGYGISTIEEATYALFIPAAVTDAVNGAIITPILVAAYASAARGRARRV, encoded by the coding sequence ATGAGCGAGAGGAGAGTCCTCTCGACCACTAGCGTAGTTGCCATGGCCATAGGGACCGCTCTTTACGCAGCGTTTAATGTTTTCTTCAACGTGCTTCAGCTCCCTGGGACGCAGCTAGTCACTCTGAGGCCCAGCGTAGCCATACCCATGTTCTTCGGTTACGCGTTCGGCCCAGTGGTGGGCTTCGTATCCGGCTTCCTGGGGAACGTGATAAGCGATGCCATAAGCTGGGGAGGTTTCTGGTGGAACTGGGACGTTGGAAACGGATTACTAGGGCTTATCCCGGGCTTAGCATCTTACTTCATCTCTAAGGAGGACATCTTCAGGAGAAGAGGTTACTTTGCCTGCGTAGTGCTGGCCGTACTGGCCTCCGTAATCGGGATGGGGTTCGCCGCCTACACGGACTACCTGTTCGGTTACGGTATATCGACCATAGAGGAAGCCACTTACGCGCTCTTCATCCCAGCGGCAGTCACCGATGCTGTGAACGGGGCCATAATAACACCTATACTCGTAGCTGCCTACGCCTCAGCAGCCAGAGGGAGGGCGAGGAGAGTCTGA